From a single Couchioplanes caeruleus genomic region:
- a CDS encoding ArsR/SmtB family transcription factor: MPDLDAAFAALGDPVRRALVTRLARGDATVGELAEPFRLTPQAISHHVGVLRRCGLVEQRREGTRRPCRLRTDQLELLGSWIDEQRRTWHDRLGALERHLTGEGPPVTARAEPHGDALERHPAGGEAR; the protein is encoded by the coding sequence ATGCCGGATCTCGACGCCGCCTTCGCCGCCCTGGGTGACCCGGTGCGCCGCGCGCTGGTGACCCGCCTCGCGCGCGGTGACGCCACGGTCGGGGAGCTCGCCGAGCCGTTCCGGCTGACCCCGCAGGCGATCTCCCACCACGTCGGCGTGCTGCGCCGGTGCGGGCTGGTGGAGCAGCGCCGCGAGGGCACGCGACGCCCCTGCCGGCTGCGGACCGACCAGCTCGAGCTGCTCGGTTCGTGGATCGACGAGCAGCGCCGCACCTGGCACGACCGGCTCGGCGCGCTCGAGCGGCACCTGACCGGTGAGGGGCCGCCCGTGACCGCGCGGGCCGAGCCGCACGGGGACGCGCTGGAACGCCACCCGGCCGGCGGGGAGGCGCGGTGA